A window from Engraulis encrasicolus isolate BLACKSEA-1 chromosome 11, IST_EnEncr_1.0, whole genome shotgun sequence encodes these proteins:
- the LOC134458856 gene encoding apoptosis-associated speck-like protein containing a CARD — translation MASVQSALRDALDNLRGADLKRFRSHLLDKGDIARGKLEKADADDMVELMMDKYKKEQAGTLALAILREMGQSQIADDLEKALRQAGVFAEGTGLASVQPGQQGGISISATTGGSVKAHTISGSTFTGPVNFS, via the exons ATGGCCAGTGTGCAGTCGGCCCTGCGAGACGCGCTGGACAACCTGCGTGGAGCGGACCTGAAGCGGTTCCGCAGCCACCTGCTGGACAAGGGAGATATTGCACGGGGCAAGCTGGAGAAGGCGGACGCAGACGACATGGTGGAGCTGATGATGGACAAGTACAAGAAAGAGCAAGCCGGCACGCTGGCCCTGGCTATCCTTAGGGAGATGGGGCAGAGCCAGATCGCTGACGACCTGGAGAAAGCTCTCAGACAAG CGGGTGTGTTTGCAGAGGGCACAGGCCTGGCATCTGTTCAGCCAGGGCAGCAGGGGGGCATCAGCATCTCGGCAACGACGGGCGGCTCAGTGAAGGCCCACACCATCAGCGGCTCCACGTTCACAGGCCCCGTCAACTTCAGCTAG